A stretch of DNA from Diospyros lotus cultivar Yz01 chromosome 14, ASM1463336v1, whole genome shotgun sequence:
tatCTGAAAAAAAAGTCCCTGTTGCACCCTAACCTTTGTtcacattaatattattaatatggttgacaatttaaattttaaaattatagtaaATAGTagaagaaattattaaaaaattcttaaatataataaaCTTTAACTCTTATTAAATATACAATTGAACATTGATAATTGTAACAAAAGGAAGTAAcctttcatcaaaaaatttagactgcattctttttactgttttcaagttatttttacttttcgattttctaaaataatgaaaatgcattttctttactatttttaaaatgtatttttgaaaaaaaaattataaagaaaactcaaaacaacaaaaaattgttttgagtgttttcattcaaaacaaactttaaactcaaaatatatttatttatttatattttattattgtaatgggaaaaaatattacaaaattcattaaccttaaaatgtatatatatttttaataatatattaatattaaatatttttaatttactgaataatcaaatttattgaataaaatatcattaaaaaattattttcaaaacttcaaaaagaacacgttttctaattttctaaaaacagactaggaaaatagaaaactgaaaatgaattcaaaactcaaaattaaaaattgaaaagtaaagagaacaccgtctaagtttttatttttataaaaattctttaaaatattataaaactagaaaattaaaagaacGGTAAATCACACTCAAACTCCTCTATTACTGACTTTGTCACTTTAACTCTAatgaacttaaattaaattatttaattaaaattaaaactaaattttactaaataaaataaataaaaccaaaaattcAACACAGAGAACGCCGAACAATAGAATTTGTTCTTCGGCAGACAACCCAATggtctctcattttctttgtaaaatttttgttttttatttttcttgattaaatttaatttttagttacttaattattatttaaattaatttaatttagcttAATTGGGGTTTAGGTGATGATTTTAGTAATGAAGGGGTTTTAGTACAATTTATCATTTGTTGCTTCAatagtttaaatttaacaatgttacgtaattattacaattataaaaatttaaatatatatttaataaaagttAAACTTTATTAAATTCTCATTCATACTCAAGGtctcatatatatagatatatctaTAGATATAGACATAGATACGCAGGTGGGTAGATACGAGTGCggttttgttcacccctttaacatGGGTGAACATAACCCCCGTCAGtgggggttaaaaaaataatcatgtttcaaaaaaaaatttatttttagttatttttttgaaaaaaatcattttcagccACTCTAATAAATTAATTGCTGAAAACAGTCACTTTCTAGTTTTAactttgtcaattatttttgtaagtctatcaattatttttataagtctgtcatttttttataagttctaATCTATCCAATTTTGATCCTGTCACATTTtcagttaaattttaaaaataactttttttttaaacataattaatttttttgaaacaattttataatttttttttcaattaaggggttatttttttaaccccacTGACGGGAGTTACGTTCACctgttaaagggggtgaacaaaatcacactcgaTAGATACGAGCTAAATTTATATAGGCCGACCCAAGAACAGATTAGGAGTCTAATCTACACCCATctccatccccccccccccgcgcatTTTCcattaaacaaaaacaaaatccttATTTATCTCAAATGGATCAAATTTGTTCAATCTTAATATGCCAAGTGAATTAGTTTGGGAGAGTCACAAAGATTACAAATGAATTGGAGTGAGTCCTCCTCACTTTAATTGAGATATTTGTAATGAAACacataataacaaattatataaaccATCCAAGATCCTATTTTTAATATTGActttaataactttttaataaacttaatcaataattatatatttttattgaaaaagtaTATATATGGATTAGAATCATTCTAGATCATCCATTTCCTTGTTTCTCTCAAACAAAAaagattcaatttttattaCTGCCTCTGCCTGATTCTTAAAGTTAAAGCTTTCAACCCCAAcgataaaatcataattaatttccttctttTCCACTCATTTCCGTGGGATTCATTTCCTGTCAATTCCCAATTATGCGCGTGTTTACCGTTCGACAAACACAAACTCTGCTGGTTAACGAGGGTAGAATCAGGGGGAAAAGGAGCGGTATATCCACTTATTTTGACAACAATGTACAATGATCGTCTAAATTTCCGCTCTCAAGACTCACTATTCTTTTGTTCAAACTCCGCCAGCGAGAGCCTTGGCGGCTTTGCCTTGTCCTCTCCTCCTCATTCCCACTTCTTCTATGCCTATGCGTGTATATCATATCCTAACTCAATTCTTTATTACGTGGGTTCAGCTGGAAACGGGGAATCAACTCTTATATAATtggcaatctctctctctctctctatggtTCCTTTTATATgtcaatttattatatgtttgatttttgaatCCAATTCTTGATTATGTCGTTTATTTCTTTGTGTGCTTCTATGTCAAAATAAATGGTTGGTTTCATGAATTCGATTTTTTATTTAGAGGGTTCAGTTGGAATCTGGGAATCAGTTCTTATTCAATTGGTAATCTCTCCCCTTCTATATGGGTTTGTTCATACGTCAATATGTCATTGAAGTTTTGTCTGCTTTCCTTGACTTCCATATCAGATCTGTAAGGTTAGTTTCTGTGTGTTTTTCTGGGAATAGGTCAGATTGAATTTCAGCTCTGGGTTTGTGAAGTCTATAGGATTAATTCTCTGAATTGGTGGGTTCAAGAATTTATGTCCATTGAATACTTCTGTCTCTGTTGTTTGATTAACTCCAAACCAAtcttactatatatatttttctacttGTGTTATTGAGAATATTTCTTCGTTGGTTGTCTCTATTGGGAAATTGTAAGATGTAATTGGCGAGTGTTAGTAACCCTGAAGTGTActtttttcatcatcttcagCTTTTAGTGCATCTAATTACTTTTCTTATTGGGTCCTAGCTCTGCGCTCATGTGCTTCTggattaattatgaaaaattagtggattttttaaataaaatttgatagaTTGGGGCTTTATGAATCTACTTGTATATATGAAATTAGGTTTTCTAGTTGAACATTATCTTTCTAAatggatcttttttttttttttcctaagttCATAGGAGTATGATCAACTGGGAGGCTGCACACTTGCCCAATTTTGTTGTGGCACCTCTATAGAGCTCATGGGGGGTGAGTAAAAGTGATTGCTTCTCATGAACTTGAAGTCAGAGACTCAGAAGATCTTTGTTCAGTTGATTGAGTAGGAGTATTCCAGGACTATGTTCTCCATCCAGAAATGGTGCTCATGGTCTCTGGTGGCAACTATTGCTTCCACAGTGGCGTTGGTTTCAATAGTTCATCTATTCTGGTTTCCTATAGTGCCTTCATTCGATTACTTAGCTGCCAGGGAAGCTCAGAATTCATGTGTCCCAATGAATGGATCAGCTAAAGCAGATGAGGACAATACTGTGAAAAACCTGCCTTCTATTAACTTAGATGTAAAGTTTCCAGCTGACTTGCATAAAGCAGTAGTTTACCATGGTGCACCATGGAAGGCTGAGATTGGCAGCTGGCTATCTGGTTGTGATTCAATTACTACAGCAGTCAAAGTCGTTGAGGTAATGGAATTATGATTGTTTAAAGTTCATTTTAATCACTTATTTTCTGATGAAGTTTAAGTACTTTCAAATAATGGATTCATAAAAATtcttcatatttatattttgttctcTTTTAATTCTTCATCTTGTTGGGATGAGGTTTGAAGCCTCGTCGATAACATGTAAGCCAAGCTGCCTTTTAAATTATGGGCCCCTTACAAAATTCGAAGTTAAAGTTGGAACAGAATTGACATTCCCTTGTGACTTTGTTGGTCAACGTGCATGCTTCTGTTATCAGAATATTGGTGGCCAGAGCTGCAAAAATGACTGTAACGGTCAAGGCATTTGCAATCATGAACTAGGTCAATGTCGCTGCTTTCATGGATACAGTGGTCAGTATTATTTATGTCAACCTTCTTTCCTTGCTGGATTCAGTTTAAATTCTAAGCATTTTGGTGGATATTTCACACACTTCCTTCTCGTCTTAACACTATTCCTATAATGTGGTTAAAGAATGAACCATAACCGTCTCCACAAATAAGCGGTTTCTTATCTTAACAATAACATGAGGTGTGCTTAAGGAAACCATATTCATCTCCAAGAACAAGCACTTTCTTATCATCTTAACAATATCCATTAAAGGTGGTTAAAGAATGAACCATAATATTCTCCATGAAGAAGCAAAGGATAACCTtgtcaaagaagaaaatatttaagcaGAGCTTAATTGGTAGAATTCCTTATCTTTTGCTACTCCTACGACTGATAATACTTTCTTTGAAGTTGCTTTCAAGGCATTACTGGTTTGCTCATAGGACTACATACTTATGATGCTTTTATAAGTAACTATTAATATTCCATTGCCCAATTTGTTAGAATATGAAGAGCTATTGGGTACTTTGAGGCCTTAAACCTTTTCATTTTGGATGTCAAATATGCAAAGATTCATCTGTTTGATGTTTGACGTGCAGTCTGCGGATTCTGATAGTAATCcaatcttttaaattaaatgcattTGTTAATTAATGTATATGGTCCTATCACCATCAGTGTTTTCGACTATCCAACTCCATGTGCATGGACCAAAAATGTCATGAtgttagatatttattatttaaagaacCAATTTCACTGAGCATTAGATTCTATATACCTTACTTTTCGACATTATTTGTCTCGGAAGGctctgttttattttaaatttatctcataATAGCACACTAGGTAGCTTCTGATTTATAGGAAAAATACTTAGTCAAAGCACAGATGCCTCAATATTCAAAAAGTGTTCACTATAGCTTTCCCCATTTAGCTACAACACAAAGGTAATGATAGATTTGTTGCTGTTGGTATATTATTTCACACCATCTGCCTCGTTAACCACCAGAACTTGATTGCTCACTGCATCATCACAGTTGGAATCTTGGCTAGAGTCCTTTACTGTGTTAGACAGATGGATACCTTAGTCCTATCACTTATTCTCACTTCCATTTGTCTGGCTATCTATTTTCCTTTCATCACATTTCACTCAAAAGATATATTCTTATCATACAGTATTAACTTATTCTGTGGCCAGCATTGCTGTTAATCCATTCATTTTTGTTACTCTTCAAACATTTAACTGTTCCCTTATTTCTTCAAAGATTTACTGCACTTTGACATTAAGcagattttttttctcttaaatcatGTATTAGCTGGATTTAATATCTCTCTAATGGAGCAGGGGAAGGGTGCTCTGAGAGATTGATATTGGAATGTAATCGTCCAACATCACAGGATCAACCCTATGGGCATTGGGTCGTGTCAATATGTCCTGCTTATTGTGACACAACAAGAGCAATGTGTTTCTGTGGAGAAGGCACCAAATACCCAAACCGTCCGGTTGCTGAAGCGTGTGGGTTTAAAGTGAAGTATGTGTACTTGAAATTCTAGTAAATATGTCTATTAGAATATGATACAAACGTTAATAAATTAACACCTTGATAAGTGTTTCAGATTGCCTTCTGGACCTGGTGGTCCCAAAGTGACTGATTGGACGAAGGCTGACCTGGATAATATATTTACTACAAATGGTAGTGAACCTGGATGGTGTAATGTGGACCCAGCAGATGCATATTCTGGAAAGGTTCATTTCAAAGAAGAATGTGATTGCAAATATGATGGTTTATTTGGCCAGTTTTGTGAGGTGCCCGTGTCATCCACTTGCATTAATCAATGCTCTGGCCATGGACATTGCCGTGGAGGATTTTGTCAAGTGAGTAATATCAGAACGTGGAGCATCTGGTTTTGTCCATTTGAAAGATTTTGATAAAACACGTCTTCTGCAATTTCTGTTTTTCTCCAAGTAATTGTGACTTGAAGGATGGTGTTCCCTCATATACATGCATAAGTGAAACTAGGACCTACAATCTTCTTTAGCAAGGAAATCAATTTTCACCAAAAAGCTTACAAAGAACACTAGGCCAAGAAGCATGTGTATTTCTAGATGGGAGTTGTTTCCATATGTCAACAATATCAATACCCCTCAAGTACCACCTGATATGAATCTAACACttcttaaacatatccataaTTTTCATGAAGAGTATTAAAAACTTTTTTGGATGCTCTGATTCACTTATTCAATCTGTCTTGAAATTGGGTATTGTGTACATCAAAGTGTAAGttcttgaaaaatatgaaataatttcCAATACTTTGGTACTCTCTggagaaaaattggaaaataatCATCATCGTCaattgcaccttatcctaatCAAGTTAGGGGCGGTGGCatgacattcataatgtcaattaatttctaaaaatcatattgacaatacaaatccatgcaaaagaacaatgtgggtAAGTTTTACACCGGATGCCCttcctaacacaaccctctaCCGAGGGAATGAAGAGTTAAAGTTCCatcaccatcttcatatggaaaagtttcatgagacGGCTTTGAATAGAATGATAATTGATATAGTCGTATTCCATCACACAATTGATATTGGTTAAACCAACCTCTAGAATATGTAAACATGactaaaaaattggaaaatagtaaattaataatttcaaatttgggccaagttcatttagTTTGCacttgtttttggttttttgtaagttgaaattgagaatttttttacTAAACTAAGACAGACAATTTTGTTATATAAcaaaatttactttattttccttttttcttgttGGTCAGGTTATAATGGACTCCTTTGCCACTAGGGATTGAACCTCCCTAGGGGGAAGGCCACACATGGgaaattttttggtatttttggtGCTTACTTGGAACATGCGGTTTGTGGGCTATTAGTTGTGTCCAATAGGTTTACCTAGTACACACTTGAAGGATGGCGGCTTCTTTTTTCTATCATCATTATCATAAGCCTTACTCTCGCCAAGTGAGGTCAGATACGTAGGTTATAGATCTCCAATGTTCTCTATATATAACCATATTTATATCCCTTGTCATGCCTAAGTTTCCCACCAAGTTTCTTTGGTCTGACTTTACCTGTTGCTACAAATTCTCTCATTCCATCCATTCTCCTCATAGATGCGTTTATTGGTCTTTTCTCACATGtctaaattatattaattcCTATTTCTAATAGGCGTgactccaattttattatagaTAACCTCATTcctaattttgtcttttcttgtatggttgcaCATCCACCATAGGATTCTCATTACACTTGCATGTTCCGTccattgttaaaaaaaaagacaaaattactttgttttttttttttttggctaaataaGACAAACTTATTTTGTATTCTATGCACATGCATctataaatacataataaaatacatgACCACATCCTACAACAATAACAagataccaagcctttatcccacgaTGCGTGGTccaccttttttatttttttcatccaaTAAGTTTTACAACCCTCCTTTATGCAGGTTTGGGATTAACAGTAGATAAGAATCCCTAGCAATTTATGTTATTTGAATGCAggttaaaaattcaaaatcatttaatttttaagtatttggTTTAAACTTAGTTTATGTCTTTCCCCAGTGCAAAAAGGGATTTACATTCTCATCATATCTTATTCTGCAATATTTGTTTGAGTTGTTGTCTTCTTCCGAGAATGATCTATCAAATCATTATCAGCTTCTGTTTTTTTCCATGAAACATTAAATCAGTTGCTATAGTCTATACCTTTAGTGAAGtacattttatttgaatattatgaAGAATGCCCAACTTTGATTGATGAACTTTGCCTTTAGCATTTTGCAGTTGCATAATCTGTAGCCTTATACTTCTCTCTAAGTTGGTTTTGCCCcagcttttgttttttcttttctacatTTTACTAATGGCCTCTGAAGGAAGTAACAAAACCTGGGAACGCTGGAATACTAGATCAATAAAAATCCAGTCCAAAGCACCCTTTAGGTAATTGTTATGTCTGTCAAATAAATTAGTTTGTGCTCCCAAAATGTACAGTCAATATCTGCTCAATACTGGTTAGCTGGAACATATCTCtagcattttgtttttcttcttgagaCCCATAGACAATTATATAAGCTACTTTATTACGGTAGAACTTTATTGTTGGATCAAACCCTAATTGATCTGAGGGTTTTTAGGCCATGAATTCAGTCATTTGAGGTGATAGAGGGAGCATGTTGTGCCTGTGTCAATAATAAAACATTTAGACTTGAAGTAGTTGGATTCTTCTTGCAATGTCTTCAGCTTTCAGAATTCCTGTACCTTTGATGTCAAATCTTCTGGTTGCAGAAATAGCTaggttatttttcattttaataaattatgctACTAAGAGATCACAATTACTTTTTCAAGATGACCTGTCTATGTTGGACATGTCTCAACGAGtatgctttttttcttttagaacTCCACAGGCTTTGGACGCATAAGGATGCACTTCTCCATCATCTTATTCACAAATGAAATACATAACAGGTTTGATTAAGTAAAAAGGAGGATCCATTGGTAGCACAGAAACTATTTCAACTCTGATTATTAATCCCTTATCTTTTTGATGATTCAGATTTATGAATTTATAGcccaaaactcataatttttttaggaaCTACCTTTTTGAAATAGACTTTaggattttttgttcttttcaataTGTAGATGTGGAAGCACTTTTCCTACATACAGGGAGAAAAAGTAATTCTTATTATTCTGTATGATATGTCATAAATGTAATTGTCATGGTAAAAACTGATGAAATATTGTTATTTTGATCcagacatataaaaaaaatctcattattttcatgtccatgcatcatgtCTTATTCTACTTTCGAACTTGTCATGTCAGTATAGAGTATCTAGATATCCATGCATCTTAGTTCTACTAAGCAAGTATGATTGGTTAACTTGCCAAGTAATGTGGTGGTTATTCACTCTACTCAcagtttttggaagaattttGTATACTACTTTATGTTGAAACAATACATGTTTAACTGGCAGACATACCCACAAAATTTTTCACAGTTCATTGGAATGACTCAATATTGGTTACATGCAGTCATTGAAGTGGAATGTCATCCAGAGGAATATTGTTTTTGATCAGTTATTTAACAATTTCTTTAGAATTTTATGTGCACCTAACCATGTTCACAACTTGAAGATTTTGCAACATTTAGGCCATTCTTAACTTGTTCCAGCCACCgtgctaaaattatttttatttttgtctttttatttagTGTGACCATGGCTGGTTTGGAGTAGATTGCAGTGTACCATCAGCTTCATCATCGGTAAGAGAATGGCCTCAATGGCTTCGACCAGCTCAGATTAATATCCCTGATAGTGCACATGTAGGTAATCTTGTTACTCTGAATGCTGTGGTGGAAAAGAAAAGACCCCTGGTTTATGTTTATGATTTGCCCCCAGAGTTCAACAGTCATTTGCTTGAGGTCAGTATGCTTAGAATGTGAAATTTGTAACACAAGGATGAGTTTTTAATGTTATCTGATCcctttattatttattgcaGGGACGGCATTTCAAGCTTGAGTGTGTAAATAGAATATATGATCAGAATAATTTTACACTGTGGACAGATCAGCTGTATGGTTCACAGGTATCATTTGACCCAAGAACAGAATCCATTTGTAcggttaaaatattaaatagataATAGTTGATGATTTTATTGTGCTTCTTATGTGCAGATGGCATTCTATGAAAGTATTCTAGCAAACCCTCATCGTACATTAAATGGCGAAGAAGCAgattttttctttgttcctGTTCTTGATGCATGCATAATAACTCGTGCTGATGATGCACCGCACTTGAGTATGGAGGTACAGTGGCAGTGGTTTCTTATGTTCATTTTTTTGTGTTGGATGGTTACATGTTCGTACCTAAGTTACCTGCAACCACCCTTCCACCAACAACAAAAGCAGGAACATCATCACAAGTCTTAGTCTTTTTTTATTACTGAAATATTTGCATCACGACATAATTCTGTGTAAGATATTGACATCCTTAACAACCACTGCCTTCTTTTATCCGTTCTCCCAGTGATTTCTGGCTTCTTTATCTATTTTCAACAGTGTTCTACATCATTTTCTGTTAGGGAACCTTCAGAGGGTTTTGAGCCCTGACAACAATTCCCTTTCAGTTGAGGAGGTTCTATATCTTGGTATGTTCACATTATTGTTCGATCAGCACCCATGTACTTAGAAGAACAATTTTGAGGAACAAAGTATTGGCAACCATATGTGTCTGAAACTCTATTTTGTATGTTGGTAGAGAGGATTCTCCAAGTCCCTCCTGAGAACTATCATATTACATAATTTTCAGCAGCAAATCTGGGTCACATTGGGAAAACTATATCTGATCAGCAAGActaacatcatcatcattaactaaccttatcctaaccaagttcgGGTTTGGCCCGGCATCCATAATGTTAATTAAcctctaaaagtcacattgacaatacaaatccatgtgaaagaataATGTGGCAAGATTTTAAGCCGGGTGCTCGTCTTGAGGCAACTATCTTCATATGAAGAAGTTttatgagatggtggtgaaacaagataattgatatggtcATGTTCCATCATgtagttgatattgtgaaaccaaTCTATATAACATGGAAACACGATTAGATTAGCAAGACAaaccaagaaagaaaaataagtgatCTCTTGATTAGGATGTGATCAAGAAGggatatttgatttatttagtcCTTGAATAATACACAATGAACTAAGCATAATAGGTCCTCCCTCTGGTTACACGAGGAATCATTGCTTATTTAGACAATTTTGCTCCTACCATTTAACTATTGTATGTTATCCAAGCTTGGATCCGGATGATAAATCTCTATTTTGATAGTAGAAGAACCCAAATAAACCATGTGGTGATATTTATACCTGTCTTTTTCCCCAGTGTTTTTCCTTAGCTCTTTCTGAATTTTGTTCTATTCAATTAACCACATTTTGTTCTTTAAGTTAATCATTTGAAACAACATAATCATTTCTCCTCCTCATATTTATCAGCTTCAACATCTATTTCATCAAAGTTCTTGTAGAAACTGTGATAATTTTTCTTACATTTACAGTAGGGTCAATCACCCTTTATATACAAGAGAAgatttataaaataagaaaaaatacaaaaggaaacTATGAAATAGGAAGCATAACAACtggaatcaaatcaaatcagtACAAAAAAGTCAAACCACAATTATGGGAATAATCCCACAATCATAGGAACCAAtctggttgattgattgatatggATCTCCAACATAATCATAGTCTATGGAttatgttgagttatatggttatagtctaaGGTTAATCCTATGTTCCTAtgttagagcccatggcccattgcatttgtatatatatatatataggtgtatagtctatggaTTTAATCAAGTggtttatacatattaaaagctatgttttcttcctaagcttcacaCTTAGCAAGTCCAATCCTCCTCCCTAAAGTCTAGTCCTAGAAAACACAGTGTGTGTCAAAAAAGGTAACACTGCAATTCAAAGATTTAGTAATTTGGCTGATGGACAAAAGGTTGGTGGATAGCtttggaacatgaagaacattgtgTAATGGGATGTTTGGGATGAGATTAATATTGCCTTGACCGACAATTGGAATGTGAGCCATTTGCAATAGCAATCCCTTTATTTCTTGAAAGTGGTTTCTAGGTTTCAAATGAAGTGGGACAAGGAGTCATTTGATCGGTTGCTCCCTAGTCGAGAATTCATGAAGTACGATATGAACTTTCATTAGCATTAAAGGAACAAGAAAAGAGACACTTACCAGAAGTAGCTAGAGAGCATGCAGAATTAGAGCTAGAAAGGGATTGGATAAAACATCGtagcttctcaatttcttccttaCTCAGCCCAGCAAGTTCATCATTATTGGTAGAGTTGTCTTGTGACTGATCTTCCATTTTGGCAGTGTTAGCTGACTGTTGTGCCTATCCCTTGAATCCACCAATTCTACTAAGCACTTAGGCTTTTCCATGGAGCTTGAAACAATTTTCTCTTGTGTGGCGTGGCTTCTTACAAAACGTGCACCAAAGATCATCCTTATTAGATGGTTAAATGCATTTGTCCTCCTATAATTATTGTCTTTCCTCCATTAGTTTTCATCG
This window harbors:
- the LOC127790391 gene encoding uncharacterized protein LOC127790391 isoform X1; this translates as MFSIQKWCSWSLVATIASTVALVSIVHLFWFPIVPSFDYLAAREAQNSCVPMNGSAKADEDNTVKNLPSINLDVKFPADLHKAVVYHGAPWKAEIGSWLSGCDSITTAVKVVENIGGQSCKNDCNGQGICNHELGQCRCFHGYSGEGCSERLILECNRPTSQDQPYGHWVVSICPAYCDTTRAMCFCGEGTKYPNRPVAEACGFKVKLPSGPGGPKVTDWTKADLDNIFTTNGSEPGWCNVDPADAYSGKVHFKEECDCKYDGLFGQFCEVPVSSTCINQCSGHGHCRGGFCQCDHGWFGVDCSVPSASSSVREWPQWLRPAQINIPDSAHVGNLVTLNAVVEKKRPLVYVYDLPPEFNSHLLEGRHFKLECVNRIYDQNNFTLWTDQLYGSQMAFYESILANPHRTLNGEEADFFFVPVLDACIITRADDAPHLSMEKHRGLRSSLTLEFYKKAYDHIVGQYPFWNHSSGRDHIWFFSWDEGACYAPKEIWNSMMLVHWGNINSKHNHSTTAYWADNWDGISSDIRGKHPCFDPDKDLVLPAWKRPDAKSLSSKLWSRSREERKTLFYFNGNLGPAYDYGRPEHTYSVGIRQKVAEEFGSTPNKEGKLGKQHAEDVVVTPLRTGNYHEDLASSLFCGVMPGDGWSGRMEDSILQGCIPVVIQDGIYLPYENVLNYESFAVRIQEDQIPDLIKILRGFNHTEIEFRLANVQKIWQRFLYRDSILLEADRQKTSLGRLDDWAVKFLQLGEDDAIATVIQVLHYKLHNAPWRRQLARTKQEFGLPHECLIRTT
- the LOC127790391 gene encoding uncharacterized protein LOC127790391 isoform X2, with the translated sequence MFSIQKWCSWSLVATIASTVALVSIVHLFWFPIVPSFDYLAAREAQNSCVPMNGSAKADEDNTVKNLPSINLDVKFPADLHKAVVYHGAPWKAEIGSWLSGCDSITTAVKVVENIGGQSCKNDCNGQGICNHELGQCRCFHGYSGEGCSERLILECNRPTSQDQPYGHWVVSICPAYCDTTRAMCFCGEGTKYPNRPVAEACGFKVKLPSGPGGPKVTDWTKADLDNIFTTNGSEPGWCNVDPADAYSGKVHFKEECDCKYDGLFGQFCEVPVSSTCINQCSGHGHCRGGFCQCDHGWFGVDCSVPSASSSVREWPQWLRPAQINIPDSAHVGNLVTLNAVVEKKRPLVYVYDLPPEFNSHLLEGRHFKLECVNRIYDQNNFTLWTDQLYGSQMAFYESILANPHRTLNGEEADFFFVPVLDACIITRADDAPHLSMEKHRGLRSSLTLEFYKKAYDHIVGQYPFWNHSSGRDHIWFFSWDEGACYAPKEIWNSMMLVHWGNINSKHNHSTTAYWADNWDGISSDIRGKHPCFDPDKDLVLPAWKRPDAKSLSSKLWSRSREERKTLFYFNGNLGPAYDYGRPEHTYSVGIRQKVAEEFGSTPNKEGKLGKQHAEDVVVTPLRTGNYHEDLASSLFCGVMPGDGWSGRMEDSILQGCIPVVIQDGIYLPYENVLNYESFAVRIQEDQIPDLIKILRGFNHTEIEFRLANVQKIWQRFLYRDSILLEADRQKTSLGRLDDWAVKFLQLGEDDAIATVIQASELEHICSLEKRGSKF